Genomic DNA from Chaetodon trifascialis isolate fChaTrf1 chromosome 19, fChaTrf1.hap1, whole genome shotgun sequence:
TAGGTTTGATCAATGTCTTTAGAGTTTGATGGTCAAAGAATCAGCAGCACGACAGGTTTAACAGAACATAAAAAGACAGGACACGGATGAGTGTGAAGCAGGAATGTAAGTGAACTGAATCACGCCCAAATCGTGTGCTCGACAGACAGGTTGCTCATTCTGCTTTCTAATCTGTTACTGGTAACAATGGCAAGCAGCAAACCAGCTCCTCTTTCAATCCTGTGTTGAGAGTAAAAACATCTTGAGCTCATCTGAGGGAGCTCCGCTTGGCCCCGCTGTGGAAAAAGTGGCTCAGGAGCATCAACTAACAAGCAGGGGAGAAAGACATGAAGCCTGGTGCCTGGAAAATCCTTTCTGTTTCATGATTACACACAGGCGACAAGGACGCTGCGAGTGTTGTCTACTGCTTCATCTGAGAGCACACGGGTGTAATAACACACCCATACGGGAGTTACCTTCAACATCTTAAGCCTGTATGTGCCAGTTTTTAAGACGTGTAATGTAAATGAGACTTTGTTTAAGTCAAATGTAGGAAACTAATTATTGGTAGACTATGGCAATCTTTTAGCTTTGATTTAGCTAAGGCCTGTTTTAAGTAGATTCTTATGATTGCAGATACTTAAAGTTACTCTCTATAGATAATACCAAGTATTTAAGCTCCATACAGGAACACAACCTCGATGTCCCACTGCAGTCTGGTTGAACGGTTGAAACAACAGTGGTTGTGTAGGCGATTTTGTGCGTCTTGTGCGTGTTTTTTGTGACGTGGAGTTCATTTTATGCAGCCGAGCTTTCTTTAAATGAGAGTAATGTGGTGGTAGAAACATCACATGTCCAGAAGCAACACCCGTGGATCTTCCACCACCGCTTTGATCTTGCGTAAGAAAGTGACTGCTTCTCTGCCGTCGACGAGTCGGTGGTCGTATGTCAGCGCCACGTACATCATGGGCCGGATCTCCACCTGCCAAAGCACAAAGCAGCGTCATCATTCACTTGTGTTTGAGTGCATCAGATTTGGAAAACTAGTAGATCCTCATTAGACAGAGACTTTTCTACCAACAACACTATTACCACCCAGGAGAGAAACTTCATTACAGCTTggttaatttttttcttttgaagtgCAGAGACAATTTTGCCATCTGTATCAaaggacaacaaaaaaaagaaaacacaattcTCACCTTGCCACTGATGGCCACGGGTCGGTCAAAGATGCCATGCATGCCCAGGATGGCCGACTGTGGAGGGTTGATGATGGGTGTGCCAAACATGGAGCCAAAGACGCCACCGTTGCTGATGGTGAAGGTGCCTCCATCCATGTCTTCAACAGCGAGCTCATTGTTACGAGCCTGAGGTGCACAACACAATGCATTTTCTCGTTTTTGTCATCAAAGTAAATAGACACTGGTTTTACTCAAAGTTGCACTGCAGTCTAACATGACTAAGACAGATCGTTTCCCACATGATCTCACACGTTAGCATGTCTGTGGCACAAAGCTTTTTACCTTTTCTCCCAGTGCGTTAATGGCTTTCTCGATGTCAGAGAAGTTCATGGTCTCAACATTACGGATCACTGGAACAACAAGTCCCTGAACAGATACGTGTTATTCAGCTTAATTCAGTGTTACCCAGCACTTATACATATATATCTATTTATAAAGTTATATAGAGCCAAAAGTCATACCTTTGGAGTTGCAACAGCGACACTGATGTCCACATAATCCCTGTAGACAATCTCTTTGGTTGTATCATCAATAACtgcagttaaaaacattttggaaagaatgtttgtgaaaaagaaaacaaaacaaacataggAAGAAGAATATTTGGCTGTGCCTGCCACATAACAGAGAGTTAGAACAGTGGAAGTACGTCAGCGTGACCGTACCGGCATTGACAGCAGGCTGGTCAGTCAGAGCGTGTGCTGCAGCCTTCACAAACGCAGACATGAAACCCAGTTTGATGTTGTGCTTCTTTAAGAAAGCATCCTTATGGAGAGTCCTCATCTCCTGAATGTTGCTGAAGCAAAATGTCAACACATTAGATAATCTGTAATGTCTGTAATGTAATATATTCAAAGATCACAGTGTGACATTGGCGTGCAAATGACTCACGTCTGGCATGAAATGTGAATCGGGAGTTGTATGGAGGCTTGTAATACGAAGCGTCTAGATCAATGTAAATACTATAAGGCTCACCTCATGTCCACCTCGTTGAAGGTGGTCAACATGGCGCAGGTGTTCTGAGCCTCCTTTAGCCTCTGGGCAATCCTCAACCGCATACGGTTCATCTTCACCTGGACAGAAGgagaacaaacaaatgttttaatattaatacaataaagaaacaaaacgCATGAATGAAACATAATGAGTCATTAGCACATGTGTTAccctgttttctcctctgcttcctgctgttggaggagctggtgctggagctgcagcagtgggcTTTACATCAGAAACTTGATGAAGAAGACAGAACGTGACATCAGGAGCCAAAACCAGTGCTGGTGGCCTCATATACACACTGCTCAATAATAATAAGTAAATGCTTTCTGCAGTACATAGATATAAATGCGAGAGAAGGAAACACACCAGGTTTGGCTTGGGCAGCCTGTGTTGGCACTGGGGGCACTGGAGGCATGGCAGTGGGAGCTGAagctggaggtggtggtggtggtggtggtggtggtggtggtggaggggctgcagcctctgcttcagctgcagctggggAGGGAGCAgctttggctgcagcagcagctgaagaaacagAAGTCAAAAACGACAAATGTAGTTCGGTCTAATGATTCACAAAATAACCCTTTGCCTAAGTATGTTTCAGTGGTGTCATAATACATGACATTTTAAATTATCCATTCAGACAAGGTTCTCAGCAGCATATTGAGCACAATCACAgcagtcatttaaaaaataaaacatggtgaaaaaaaaaaaaaagataccgGCTGAGCTCCACAACCCAACCCAACCCATTTCAGTTAAGTATTAACAGAACTGTGTCTGTACCACCAAGCACTGAAAGTCCCATCAGATGTTTCCATTTAAAGCAGATTATTCTAAATTTATATTGTGTATTACTGAACTGAAACTCAAGTTTCACCGACACCAGCATATAAAACtcagaaatgtgttcattttcagtgaTTCAATTAAGCACACCTCCTTTCCGGAGTTTGAAGAGGGGCGTCCCTCCTTCTACCTTCCCTCCATCAGGCACCAGCAGCTCCTCAATGACCCCAGCTGCTGGAGCAGGGACCTGTACTGAGGTCTGTgcaaaaatacagtacaaaacacacaagtttAGAGTAATTTACTCTTCATCTGCTTAAGCGAAACAGATGTTTTAGTTTGATGGTCATTCTTGTTCGTACCTTGTCAGTCTCAATTTCACACACCACTTCATCTTCTGTGACTGAGTCGCCCACAGCTAAAAGATAAACAGTAACAGTGCATCAGTTATACAATACAGGACACTGAAACCTTTGAAATTATGACAATATTTTACTGATGACAGGTTGACTTATTATACCAACCTTTCTCCCACCTCACATCCCCCTCTGTAACAGATTCTGCGAATGCAGGAGTTTTGACTGTGACGACCTCATCccctgcacaaaaacaaaacagctgccGTAAATTAAACACTGAGAAGAGTTGATGTCAGTGCATAATGCTGAGAACCGCTGCAATACATACTGTGAACAGCAGAAGTCTTGAAGTATCTGATGTGGAAGACAGTTGCTGATGATGGAAATTCACATctaaatgaaaagaatgaaaaacattttagaCAATGCCTGATTGGTCTGAAGAGTTTCTACACATGAAGCGTTTACTGAAGTGCATTCAAAGACAAACCACAGACTGGGAGGAAGCACTTACGGCTGGGAATTCCTGTAAACTAGCCggctgcaggcagagaggcctgacaatgaaaaagagaagaggaaaagaagaaaatcaacaaAAGCTGTAATGACTTCATCTCCCGAGGCTCgaacatgagacatgagtgtTCTCTGAAAGCTGCAGTTCAAAAAGCACATCTGATTCTGCTCTGGAGCTTATTTATTCAtgagcaataaaataaaaactgcagtcTTACACGTCATATTACTGATAAGGCCAACAAATACAGTTATTGGGTTTAATCTACTTAATCTGAAACATGCTTACCTGACACACTTTGTCGGACGGGAACATTATTGGCCTGAAAggataaaaagtaaaaaatcagcttttcacATGTATCTAGTCATATCCTGTGATTTTCACAGCCCTTTATACTGGCAACTTTAAAAATCCTGAGTGTGATTTTCATTAATTGATTAAGTAATTAATCAAAAACCAACAATGAGCAGATTAATCGTACTTTTTAAAAACGATGTTAGTGCATCTCACCTGATACAAAGACGACCTTCACTTAGATCACATAAAATGGGCTGAAATTATTctcattatcaattaattgGCAGACCATTTTCTCAAGGAATCATTCGTTGCATAAAAGGCCagtaaaatagtgaaaaatcgCAATTTCCCAGAGGGATATGTGTTGTTTTATCTGACCAAAACCCGAAAGACATTAAGTGTTCaattatataaaacagagaaaaacagaaaatctcaGAAAAAGCAAAACTGACACCAGagaatttctgacatttcaacatATAAGCGATAATCAAAATAGTTAGAtaatttttctgttgattgactaattaatttttgcagctttttcactttcatacTGTGAGAGGAGTGGCTTACCACCGCGGCTGAACTCTTTCCTCGCGAGAAATCCTAGTtgaatgtgatgaataaaagaGCTAATTGTGTACATGACTGATCTCAATAAGTACATCTTAATAACTCACACAACCATGAACCAACTTTCTTATGAACCACTTGCTGCATTAGGTATACGGGCAGACACCAACATCATGTGTGGGATAGCACACTTTGAAAAGCTTGACTTTTCACAAATGCCCGCTGAGACGATAATTTGCTTCTGTTAAATGTGAAATAACATTCAAACAACCCTTCAACTTTCACTACTGGATTttcaaacagcaaaaaacaggCTGCTGTAAATCTAACTGTGCTGCATTGCTGTAATTTAGAAGTCATTCATGTGGGTATTTTCAGGGCAGGGCCTTTGGTCATGAAGCCGGTCTAGTGCTGGCTGCTTTAAAATGGATGTTTGTTTGGTGCATTCGGTTATAATCCGGAGCTAAATCTAATGATGTGGGATGCCAGAGAAGGGTGGGGTTGCAAGATATTGACCAAATCATCTGCAGTTGATGAAAGCATGTGCAGGCATGTAGCCACCAAGTCATTTGAGTTTCATCTTATTCACAAGAACAACTATTGTTGACATGTGTTATGAAGGGTCAGGAGTACAAAAATACTTCTTCAAAATGATCCTCTTGAAGTATTTCCTTAATCAAAACTCTTGATGGATTCTTTCACAAATTTTCAGAAAATCTTTTGTGACATTACAGATACTCAGTTGGCAGGTCATTAGGTTACACTTAGGAGAAATCAATGCAGTATATTACAACCACCCTTTCTGTCAAAAGCTGAATCAATTATTCAATCAGTTGATCAGATGTagtttttaaagctgaaatgcAGAACTCTCATCGATTCCAGGTCCTCAAAGCCAAACTATTGACACAGCCATTAACTGTAGCCCAAGACATACAGTCAGTTGCCAATTTA
This window encodes:
- the LOC139348004 gene encoding dihydrolipoyllysine-residue succinyltransferase component of 2-oxoglutarate dehydrogenase complex, mitochondrial-like; translation: MLSRSRCVYRTFGRSLSVVSQANNVPVRQSVSGLSACSRLVYRNSQPCEFPSSATVFHIRYFKTSAVHRDEVVTVKTPAFAESVTEGDVRWEKAVGDSVTEDEVVCEIETDKTSVQVPAPAAGVIEELLVPDGGKVEGGTPLFKLRKGAAAAAKAAPSPAAAEAEAAAPPPPPPPPPPPPPPASAPTAMPPVPPVPTQAAQAKPVSDVKPTAAAPAPAPPTAGSRGENRVKMNRMRLRIAQRLKEAQNTCAMLTTFNEVDMSNIQEMRTLHKDAFLKKHNIKLGFMSAFVKAAAHALTDQPAVNAVIDDTTKEIVYRDYVDISVAVATPKGLVVPVIRNVETMNFSDIEKAINALGEKARNNELAVEDMDGGTFTISNGGVFGSMFGTPIINPPQSAILGMHGIFDRPVAISGKVEIRPMMYVALTYDHRLVDGREAVTFLRKIKAVVEDPRVLLLDM